From a single Elusimicrobiota bacterium genomic region:
- a CDS encoding integrase, whose translation MPSLKSKMEYLEAVYHRYHKGDKDEKKTILNEFCQVCKYNRKYAIRKLNGDPPAKGHIPRRRQRGFLYSQECLHMAEIIWKASGHLCGQRLKEALPLWLPALKKRLSVSTQVEQELLGISARQLDERLRVKKRTLKKRIYCTTRPGSLLKSMIPIRTSNWDIRQPGFIEIDLVAHCGNSNEGQFIFSLDTTDIQTGWTERRAVMGKGQTGVLDKMREIRDALPFRLRGIDSDNGDEFINWQLLRYCQAQRPGIDFTRGRAYRKNDNAYIEQKNWTHVRQIFGWNRYETEDALALMNDLYSNELRTFQNFFQPSMKLKEKKHVGSKTVRTYDTPKTPFQRVLDSGKYHRAKMKELRLLQASLDPFELSQSIDRKIARLIPLASQRVSLNKEGLTASPLTRMGSQSSQNQPPKTRSPWRNFSFSRKNARLRKRLRQIETKARIKNQIQPKGGSVSVTF comes from the coding sequence AATACAACCGCAAATACGCGATTCGAAAACTCAACGGGGATCCCCCAGCAAAAGGTCACATCCCCCGGCGACGACAGAGAGGGTTCCTTTATAGCCAGGAATGTCTCCACATGGCGGAAATCATCTGGAAAGCCTCCGGCCACTTGTGTGGACAACGATTGAAGGAAGCCTTGCCCCTGTGGCTCCCGGCACTTAAAAAACGCCTCTCGGTCTCTACTCAGGTGGAACAAGAACTTTTGGGGATCAGTGCGCGGCAACTTGATGAACGCTTGCGCGTGAAAAAGAGGACTCTCAAAAAACGGATCTACTGCACCACCCGCCCAGGCTCCCTCTTAAAAAGCATGATCCCCATACGCACCTCGAACTGGGATATCCGTCAGCCCGGGTTTATAGAAATAGATCTCGTCGCTCATTGCGGAAATTCAAATGAGGGACAATTCATATTCAGCCTTGACACCACCGACATTCAGACCGGCTGGACCGAACGGCGCGCCGTGATGGGCAAAGGACAAACCGGCGTCTTGGACAAAATGCGTGAGATCCGCGACGCCTTGCCTTTCCGTCTACGTGGCATCGATTCAGACAATGGCGATGAATTCATCAACTGGCAACTCCTTCGCTATTGTCAGGCCCAACGCCCCGGCATCGATTTCACCCGCGGCCGTGCCTATCGGAAAAACGACAACGCCTACATTGAACAGAAAAACTGGACCCACGTCCGGCAGATCTTTGGCTGGAACCGCTATGAAACTGAAGACGCCTTGGCACTGATGAACGACCTTTACTCCAATGAGCTCCGTACGTTTCAGAACTTTTTTCAACCGTCCATGAAGCTCAAAGAGAAAAAGCATGTGGGCTCAAAAACAGTTCGGACCTATGACACCCCGAAGACGCCCTTCCAACGCGTCTTGGATTCCGGAAAATATCATCGCGCCAAAATGAAGGAACTCCGGCTCCTCCAGGCCTCCCTGGATCCGTTTGAACTCTCACAATCCATTGACCGGAAAATCGCCCGTTTGATCCCTCTTGCTTCCCAACGCGTTTCGCTAAACAAAGAGGGCCTTACCGCAAGCCCCCTCACTCGTATGGGCTCACAATCATCCCAAAACCAACCGCCAAAGACGCGGTCCCCTTGGAGAAACTTCAGCTTTAGTCGAAAGAATGCACGTCTTAGAAAAAGACTCCGCCAGATCGAAACGAAGGCTCGAATTAAAAACCAAATCCAACCCAAAGGAGGTTCTGTCTCGGTTACCTTTTAG
- a CDS encoding response regulator encodes MKSPVIWAIEDSLEMQKTLVEIFSRLGCDVLVFGNAEEALGKLTAGARPDVMILDFRLPGMSGPQLFRKMGMDAKLKSIPVVPFTSQSGEETPSSLASEWELVELTIAKEAPVESTIVKKYDGDDFTIPERLILSVANVLKSSPSGLPKIFEDAVMELVNRVMAHLKTK; translated from the coding sequence ATGAAATCCCCGGTCATTTGGGCGATTGAAGATAGTTTAGAAATGCAAAAAACGTTGGTGGAAATTTTTTCGCGTTTGGGTTGCGATGTCCTTGTTTTTGGCAACGCGGAAGAGGCCTTGGGAAAGTTAACCGCGGGGGCCAGGCCAGACGTGATGATTTTAGATTTTCGGTTGCCCGGGATGAGCGGTCCCCAACTGTTTCGGAAAATGGGCATGGACGCTAAACTGAAATCGATTCCGGTTGTCCCCTTCACTTCTCAATCCGGTGAAGAGACCCCTTCTTCCCTGGCGTCTGAGTGGGAATTGGTGGAGCTCACAATAGCGAAAGAGGCTCCGGTGGAATCCACTATCGTTAAGAAATATGACGGAGACGATTTTACAATCCCGGAACGTCTGATCCTTTCTGTCGCGAACGTCTTGAAAAGTTCTCCCAGCGGTCTTCCTAAAATTTTCGAAGACGCGGTCATGGAACTCGTCAATCGTGTGATGGCGCACCTGAAAACCAAGTAG
- a CDS encoding GAF domain-containing sensor histidine kinase, producing the protein MSWPFVFQHYPLSLAAAVVCAAVGFYSLRRSRGRPERASLARILFLAAVWTSFSFSTSWSDDNATGTLVAQIIYAVAAWVPFAFCRLVLDLLPSPPRAFIWFARWVGVASVVFSITSFHPEFILGVQDVGGMHSVLPGPFFGYFVAHLLLGMGLAFLPLAAGHRSLEGIERNKLKYFTLGFFVAYVGAGLHFHSAFTGREPFPHDLLVLFHAICIFFGLWNPSRDMNELLRRFLAHSLFGALLGLPTGFVLWSLGAGIIVALWTFTVVALAPPLYMKWHTRIFGLVDRFPVLRNKFVRPDVLAREVIIVEEARNVNEWARRVVRAGQEMFGARSASVLLRQEEMESFLIKAGVGLTPGEMGLLSLPFDSPVVKQLESTQQCLLMEPLEALSLRSQRVELDDLRFIHACALAPLFWNGQLYALACLGPKASGEIYNQSDVQAFSNLSRSAQYALAAVLAGQARGQESAFWAHDLYKPFGPKGGLLNVAKALRGDFGPLAGAVRDALSLAAEDAAFVAKNLKNFIDQAGGDPNEFQLSPLTSVYARSQDRFSPLAKEKGIDFKVDRPDKRQLVKCDATLIEYRVIANLMENALRYTPRGGSLNLGYRVEKNTFIGFVEDSGPGIKAEDLPLLFEPRTQLNPAKKGLAGLGLASVKSVMDAHCGRVWVESEVGKGTTFFFSLSSR; encoded by the coding sequence TTGTCCTGGCCGTTTGTCTTTCAGCATTACCCGCTTTCGTTGGCGGCGGCCGTGGTTTGCGCCGCTGTGGGGTTTTATTCCCTTCGGCGGTCCCGGGGCCGACCCGAACGAGCCAGCCTGGCTCGAATCCTTTTCCTGGCCGCGGTTTGGACCTCCTTTTCTTTTTCCACGAGTTGGTCTGACGACAACGCCACGGGCACTCTTGTCGCTCAGATTATTTACGCTGTTGCCGCTTGGGTTCCCTTTGCGTTTTGTCGTCTTGTGTTGGACCTTCTCCCTTCCCCCCCCCGTGCTTTTATTTGGTTTGCTCGATGGGTTGGAGTCGCTAGTGTTGTCTTTTCCATAACGTCCTTCCATCCAGAATTTATTTTAGGGGTTCAGGATGTGGGGGGAATGCATTCTGTTCTGCCAGGTCCGTTCTTCGGTTACTTTGTTGCCCATTTGTTGTTGGGGATGGGTCTCGCCTTTTTGCCTTTGGCCGCGGGACATCGGTCTCTTGAAGGGATCGAGCGAAACAAACTGAAGTATTTTACCCTCGGCTTCTTTGTGGCCTATGTTGGGGCTGGCCTTCATTTCCACTCCGCATTTACCGGGCGTGAACCTTTTCCCCATGACCTTCTCGTTCTCTTTCACGCGATCTGTATTTTTTTTGGGCTCTGGAACCCAAGCCGGGATATGAACGAACTCCTTCGCCGGTTTCTCGCCCATTCCCTTTTCGGGGCACTCCTTGGACTTCCAACGGGTTTTGTCCTTTGGAGTTTGGGGGCGGGGATTATTGTGGCTCTCTGGACCTTTACCGTTGTTGCCCTGGCGCCCCCCTTATACATGAAATGGCACACCCGTATTTTTGGCCTTGTGGACCGCTTCCCTGTTCTTCGGAATAAGTTCGTTCGCCCGGATGTCTTGGCACGGGAGGTGATCATCGTGGAGGAGGCTCGGAATGTGAACGAATGGGCTCGGCGGGTGGTGCGCGCTGGGCAAGAGATGTTTGGAGCACGTTCGGCCAGCGTCTTGCTTCGCCAAGAAGAGATGGAATCGTTTCTGATTAAGGCTGGTGTTGGGCTGACGCCGGGCGAAATGGGCCTGCTCTCTTTGCCGTTCGATAGCCCTGTGGTCAAACAATTGGAATCGACTCAGCAATGCCTTTTGATGGAGCCTCTGGAGGCACTTTCCCTACGCTCCCAGCGGGTTGAACTGGATGATTTACGCTTTATCCATGCTTGTGCCCTGGCCCCACTCTTTTGGAACGGGCAATTGTATGCCTTGGCGTGTCTGGGGCCCAAAGCGTCGGGGGAAATTTACAATCAATCGGATGTTCAAGCTTTTTCAAATCTGTCCCGGTCGGCCCAATACGCGTTGGCCGCGGTATTGGCGGGGCAGGCCCGTGGACAGGAAAGTGCCTTTTGGGCCCACGATCTTTATAAACCCTTCGGGCCTAAGGGTGGATTACTTAATGTGGCGAAGGCCCTCCGGGGGGATTTCGGTCCCTTGGCGGGGGCCGTGCGGGACGCCTTATCCCTGGCCGCGGAAGACGCGGCCTTCGTCGCCAAAAATCTCAAAAACTTTATTGACCAAGCGGGGGGAGACCCAAACGAATTTCAGTTGTCACCTTTAACGTCGGTCTACGCTCGAAGTCAAGATCGATTTTCCCCTCTGGCGAAGGAAAAAGGGATTGATTTTAAAGTGGATAGGCCTGACAAACGACAGTTGGTAAAGTGTGATGCCACGCTCATCGAATACCGTGTGATCGCCAACCTCATGGAAAACGCCCTGCGATACACTCCTCGGGGTGGATCACTAAATCTGGGGTATCGGGTGGAGAAGAATACGTTCATTGGCTTTGTGGAGGATTCAGGCCCGGGAATCAAAGCCGAGGATTTGCCTCTTCTTTTTGAGCCGCGAACCCAACTGAACCCCGCGAAAAAAGGACTGGCTGGCTTGGGGCTCGCCAGCGTTAAAAGTGTCATGGACGCTCACTGTGGGCGGGTGTGGGTGGAAAGCGAAGTGGGGAAAGGGACCACCTTTTTCTTTTCACTTTCCAGTAGATAA